In Nitrosophilus alvini, the following are encoded in one genomic region:
- a CDS encoding Mrp/NBP35 family ATP-binding protein, which translates to MKAIWKKLECIKYPGLNRNIVELKLVDSVKEEKDRLEVVLSITNEEAFPLIEADIKDVFKDYYRYIHVKLKPKEKKSISYGSTAKPNNRAPYAKNIIAVTSGKGGVGKSTVAVNISVALAQKGYRVGLLDADVYGPDIPRMTQTGHEKLRWGNNNKIIPSENFGIKIMSVGLTTPRPDTPLVWRSSVAVSALIQFLEDVDWGELDFLVIDMPPGTGDIQLTMAQELPITASVLVTTPQMVSVDDVSRAIMMFKDIGVKIGGLIENMSFFIAPDTGKRYDIFGSGAGESLAKKYGIPFLGKIPLDMKIREFSDSGTPAIAVGDARQKGYYKNIVENLLKEVAFKL; encoded by the coding sequence ATGAAAGCGATATGGAAAAAACTTGAATGTATCAAATATCCCGGACTCAATAGAAATATTGTCGAATTAAAACTTGTTGATTCGGTAAAAGAAGAGAAAGACAGACTCGAAGTAGTTCTAAGTATAACAAATGAAGAAGCTTTTCCTTTAATAGAAGCGGATATAAAAGATGTTTTCAAAGATTATTATAGATATATTCATGTCAAACTCAAACCAAAAGAGAAAAAATCGATTAGTTATGGCTCAACCGCAAAACCCAACAACAGAGCCCCTTATGCAAAAAATATCATTGCGGTAACAAGTGGTAAAGGAGGTGTAGGTAAAAGCACTGTTGCCGTAAACATCTCTGTTGCACTGGCTCAGAAAGGATACAGAGTAGGTTTGCTCGATGCAGATGTTTATGGTCCAGATATACCCAGAATGACACAAACAGGTCACGAAAAACTTAGATGGGGAAATAACAACAAAATAATACCCAGTGAAAATTTCGGTATTAAAATAATGAGCGTAGGCCTTACCACTCCAAGGCCGGATACGCCTCTTGTCTGGAGAAGCTCGGTAGCGGTCAGCGCTTTGATACAGTTTCTTGAAGATGTAGATTGGGGGGAGTTGGATTTTCTGGTTATAGATATGCCTCCCGGAACCGGAGATATTCAGCTCACAATGGCACAGGAATTACCCATCACCGCCAGTGTTCTTGTAACTACTCCCCAGATGGTATCGGTTGATGATGTAAGCCGGGCTATTATGATGTTCAAGGATATTGGCGTAAAAATTGGAGGTCTTATAGAAAATATGAGCTTTTTCATAGCCCCTGATACAGGAAAAAGATACGATATATTCGGTTCTGGAGCAGGAGAGTCTCTCGCAAAGAAATACGGTATTCCTTTTCTTGGAAAAATTCCCCTAGATATGAAGATAAGAGAGTTTTCAGACAGCGGAACACCTGCCATTGCAGTAGGCGATGCAAGACAAAAGGGGTATTATAAAAATATTGTGGAAAACCTTTTAAAAGAAGTGGCATTTAAGTTGTGA
- a CDS encoding Bax inhibitor-1/YccA family protein — MALYNRDYVKSHQQEERYVRSEETAHSYELDRATFIKKTYQLFAASLMAATTGAYIGMGIAPAIASWYWGLVILEFAMLFGVYLTKSKPGINLAMLFGFTFLTGLTLTPLLSAVLGMPGGASIVTNALLLTGVAFGGISLFAINTTRDFSFMGKFLFIALIIIIVASLINIFLGSPLMQMVIASAGALLFSAFILFDTQNIIKGAFNTPVEAAIALYLDVLNLFISLLQILGIFGNEE; from the coding sequence ATGGCACTTTATAATAGAGATTATGTAAAATCTCATCAACAAGAAGAGAGGTATGTACGCAGTGAAGAGACTGCACATTCATATGAATTAGACAGAGCAACATTTATCAAAAAGACCTATCAGCTATTTGCTGCTAGCCTTATGGCAGCAACCACAGGGGCATATATCGGTATGGGTATCGCCCCCGCAATAGCTTCCTGGTATTGGGGGCTGGTGATTCTTGAATTTGCCATGCTTTTCGGTGTATATCTTACAAAAAGCAAACCCGGTATAAATCTTGCCATGCTTTTTGGCTTTACTTTTTTGACAGGTCTTACACTTACTCCACTGCTGAGTGCAGTTTTAGGTATGCCTGGAGGCGCCTCCATAGTTACAAACGCACTTCTGCTTACAGGCGTGGCATTCGGGGGAATCAGTCTTTTTGCCATTAACACAACAAGAGATTTCTCTTTTATGGGTAAATTCCTATTTATCGCACTTATTATAATAATAGTTGCGTCTTTGATAAATATATTCCTGGGCAGTCCGTTGATGCAGATGGTCATTGCATCGGCCGGAGCTTTGCTTTTCAGTGCTTTTATACTATTTGATACGCAAAATATTATAAAAGGTGCATTTAACACTCCGGTTGAAGCAGCAATTGCTCTTTATCTGGATGTTCTAAATCTTTTTATCTCTCTTCTGCAAATACTTGGAATTTTCGGTAATGAGGAATAA
- a CDS encoding cytochrome C encodes MKKFFAILLTAFLGLSFVSTAAFADVTKGQRLFQKKLKKPCGMTGAKFAAKHTQDEWEEIYESGKFKEEVNKICPKVKPEAIKDKWVKHLFDFCYEYASDSGNVPSC; translated from the coding sequence ATGAAGAAGTTTTTTGCAATACTTCTTACTGCATTTTTGGGATTGAGCTTTGTAAGTACTGCGGCTTTTGCAGATGTTACAAAAGGTCAAAGGCTTTTTCAAAAAAAGCTTAAAAAACCTTGTGGTATGACAGGAGCAAAATTTGCTGCAAAACATACTCAAGATGAATGGGAAGAAATATACGAGAGCGGTAAATTTAAAGAAGAGGTAAACAAAATATGTCCTAAAGTAAAACCTGAAGCTATTAAAGATAAGTGGGTAAAACATCTATTTGATTTCTGTTATGAATATGCTAGCGACAGCGGTAACGTACCTTCATGTTAA
- a CDS encoding DUF3373 family protein codes for MKKFIALSAIAAVVTTGFASEADIKAELEQLKKEIQELKKAQAGVNLKALKKQLQEVKAHDAGDNIKWNVDFRTAYDVIGYKTVNGNSSWNRIFTNRLWLGMAYAPKNNIVFKGLISYYKAYGQMTNTLGANFNYFDWIVNETPNPNGELRIKEAYWLYFGESLFGADIPWTASLGRRPATDGLLASYREDQNPKSPLGHIINTEFDGASFKFNLENVTDISGMYFKLCMGRGMTNANIRYASIKPGFVYGVSNQLVVGGNGTEYTEVPDYDSTDLFGFIFVPYDDGQYSVHTTAFKAWNLPGIVLDRTAPMVDTDLDGTLDSYQGNFRQVGNLYGAAISFLAQGIGDGINDTLDETNAFISFAASKTDPKSGNAMLGSTEKKTGTSVYVGANWPCMLIDDARIGVEYNHGTKYWRSFTYAEDTLAGSKLATRGDAYEVWLTKELIGRTLTAQIRYTYMNYKYTGSNGFFADGGAPIEVDSTDGKAVDALDKAQDIRFYIRYRY; via the coding sequence ATGAAAAAGTTTATCGCTTTGTCTGCAATAGCAGCAGTTGTAACAACGGGTTTTGCAAGTGAAGCTGACATAAAAGCTGAACTTGAACAGCTTAAAAAAGAGATACAGGAACTCAAAAAAGCACAAGCCGGAGTAAATCTCAAAGCACTGAAAAAGCAGCTTCAGGAGGTTAAAGCACACGATGCAGGTGATAATATAAAGTGGAATGTTGATTTCAGAACAGCGTATGATGTAATCGGGTATAAAACAGTAAACGGTAACTCAAGCTGGAACAGAATATTTACAAATAGACTCTGGCTTGGAATGGCATATGCACCAAAAAACAATATTGTTTTTAAAGGTCTGATAAGTTATTACAAGGCATACGGGCAGATGACAAACACTTTAGGGGCGAACTTTAACTATTTTGACTGGATTGTAAATGAGACTCCAAATCCTAACGGAGAGCTCAGAATAAAAGAGGCTTATTGGTTATATTTTGGAGAGAGTCTCTTTGGCGCCGACATTCCCTGGACAGCGAGTTTGGGAAGAAGACCTGCTACTGACGGACTTCTTGCGAGCTACAGAGAAGATCAAAATCCAAAATCTCCGCTTGGGCATATAATAAATACGGAGTTTGATGGAGCAAGTTTCAAATTTAACCTCGAAAATGTGACAGATATATCCGGTATGTATTTTAAACTCTGTATGGGAAGAGGTATGACAAATGCAAATATTAGATATGCTTCTATAAAACCGGGTTTTGTATACGGAGTTTCTAATCAACTTGTTGTGGGTGGAAATGGAACTGAATATACAGAAGTTCCTGATTATGACTCAACTGATCTTTTTGGCTTTATCTTCGTTCCATATGATGACGGACAATATTCTGTACATACTACAGCATTTAAAGCATGGAATCTTCCTGGTATAGTTTTGGATAGAACTGCTCCTATGGTGGATACTGATCTAGACGGAACGCTTGATTCGTATCAGGGCAACTTTAGACAAGTAGGTAATTTGTACGGTGCTGCTATAAGTTTCTTGGCTCAGGGTATTGGCGACGGTATAAACGATACACTTGATGAAACAAATGCATTCATAAGTTTTGCGGCAAGCAAAACAGATCCGAAATCCGGAAACGCTATGCTTGGATCTACCGAGAAAAAAACCGGCACATCCGTATATGTTGGCGCAAACTGGCCGTGTATGTTGATAGATGATGCCAGAATAGGGGTAGAATATAACCACGGAACGAAATACTGGAGAAGCTTTACATATGCGGAAGATACACTTGCAGGAAGCAAGCTTGCCACAAGAGGCGATGCGTATGAAGTATGGCTGACAAAAGAGCTTATCGGAAGAACACTTACCGCGCAGATAAGATATACATATATGAACTATAAATATACGGGAAGCAACGGATTTTTTGCAGACGGTGGTGCACCTATAGAAGTAGACAGTACTGATGGAAAAGCAGTAGATGCTTTAGACAAAGCACAGGATATCAGGTTCTACATAAGATACAGATATTAA